Proteins found in one Sorghum bicolor cultivar BTx623 chromosome 1, Sorghum_bicolor_NCBIv3, whole genome shotgun sequence genomic segment:
- the LOC8058783 gene encoding uncharacterized protein LOC8058783: MAFSRLLPSRSRLLSTTLLHTPGPIPTPRATAAAAAASPTPLGPFLRSFASATRRAGPSSSRPRAADIGARARQLQTRRLWSYGLAFACTAGFVVTVLATFQDQLVFYVTPTDALAKFTADPSKSRVRLGGLVLEGSVAHPSPSSPEIEFVVTDLITDVLVRYEGALPDLFREGHSVVVEGLLKPFTDDLRGDGGRKVTEKARECACFLRGTEVLAKHDEKYMPKEVGEALERNKKRLEAEAEAAAASQGSTVAAATEGAKASS, translated from the coding sequence ATGGCCTTCTCGCGGCTCCTCCCGTCCCGCAGCCGCCTCCTCTCCACCACCCTCCTCCACACGCCGGGACCCATCCCCACCCCGCGCGCGaccgccgcggcggccgccgccagCCCCACCCCGCTCGGCCCCTTCCTCCGCAGCTTCGCCTCGGCCACGCGGCGGGCGGGGCCCTCCTCCTCCCGCCCCCGCGCCGCGGACATCGGCGCCCGCGCGCGGCAGCTGCAGACGCGCCGCCTCTGGTCCTACGGGCTCGCCTTCGCCTGCACGGCCGGGTTCGTGGTCACCGTGCTCGCCACGTTCCAGGACCAGCTCGTCTTCTACGTCACGCCCACCGACGCGCTCGCCAAGTTCACCGCCGACCCTTCCAAGTCCCGCGTCCGCCTCGGCGGCCTCGTCCTCGAGGGCTCCGTCGCGCACCCCTCGCCGTCCTCCCCCGAGATCGAGTTCGTCGTCACCGACCTCATCACCGACGTGCTCGTCCGCTACGAGGGCGCGCTGCCCGACCTCTTCCGCGAGGGCCACTCCGTCGTCGTCGAGGGCCTCCTCAAGCCCTTCACCGACGACCTCCGCGGCGACGGCGGGAGGAAGGTGACCGAGAAGGCGCGGGAGTGCGCGTGCTTCTTGCGCGGCACCGAGGTGCTCGCCAAGCACGACGAGAAGTACATGCCCAAGGAGGTCGGCGAGGCGCTCGAGCGAAACAAGAAGCGCCTCGAGGCCGAGGCAGAGGCGGCGGCCGCCTCTCAAGGGTCCACTGTGGCTGCGGCGACGGAGGGAGCAAAGGCAAGCTCGTAA
- the LOC8058784 gene encoding arsenate reductase 2.1 yields MARSVSYVSAAKLVSMARGNPRLAIIDVRDEERSYQAHIAGSHHFASGSFEARMPELARAASGKDTLVFHCALSQVRGPTCARMFSDYLSETKEDSGIKNIMVLELGFNGWEGSGQPVCRCTDAPCKGTCC; encoded by the exons ATGGCGCGGAGCGTGTCGTACGTTTCGGCGGCGAAGCTGGTGTCCATGGCGCGAGGCAATCCCCGCCTCGCCATCATCGACGTCAG GGATGAGGAGAGGAGCTACCAGGCGCACATCGCGGGTTCGCACCACTTCGCCAGCGGCAGCTTCGAGGCGCGGATGCCGGAGCTCGCGCGGGCCGCCAGCGGAAAGGACACCCTCGTTTTCCACTGCGCGCTGAGCCAG GTGCGAGGTCCAACTTGTGCTCGGATGTTCTCAGATTATCTATCGGAGACCAAGGAGGATTCAGGGATAAAGAACATCATGGTACTGGAGCTCGGGTTTAACGGATGGGAGGGTTCGGGGCAGCCTGTCTGCCGCTGCACGGACGCTCCTTGCAAAGGGACGTGCTGTTAA
- the LOC8058781 gene encoding uncharacterized protein LOC8058781 produces the protein MARIRVMPALALLVVVAAACAEAWRPDYYHPPTFTVTGKVQCQDCTKNWNAYAYNARPIPRSKVSITCRDKNSRVVYHGSDDTDVQGVFNIEVPKTANVEASRCLVRLASSGDAACAVFTDFNRGRTGQVPSRLTRASPTKETYAVGPYYCTLPQCDVEAKDDDDACY, from the exons ATGGCGCGCATCAGGGTCATGCCGGCGCTCgcgctgctggtggtggtggccgcCGCGTGCGCCGAGGCGTGGCGGCCGGACTACTACCACCCGCCGACGTTCACGGTGACGGGCAAAGTGCAGTGCCAGGACTGCACCAAGAACTGGAACGCCTACGCCTACAACGCCAGGCCCATCCCCC GCAGCAAGGTGAGCATCACGTGCCGTGACAAGAACAGCCGGGTGGTGTACCACGGGTCGGACGACACGGACGTGCAGGGCGTGTTCAACATCGAGGTGCCCAAGACGGCGAACGTGGAGGCGTCACGGTGCCTCGTCCGCCTCGCCTCCTCGGGGGACGCGGCCTGCGCCGTATTCACCGACTTCAACCGCGGCAGGACCGGGCAGGTGCCGTCTCGCCTCACGCGTGCCTCCCCAACCAAGGAGACCTACGCCGTCGGCCCGTACTACTGCACCCTACCGCAGTGCGACGTCGAGgccaaggacgacgacgacgcctgCTACTGA